The Branchiostoma floridae strain S238N-H82 chromosome 17, Bfl_VNyyK, whole genome shotgun sequence genome has a window encoding:
- the LOC118404624 gene encoding TLC domain-containing protein 4-B-like, protein MAVELFHWLIVGGAFAVSFPIFTILTPAIFRRLVPGFDQLNPRKDFLIKDAVLSICHVFVMATLAWYACLCTDQVPHDVIWHESSLVKIMNSLMVGYCAAACLLMIWYRVVDQASFLHHLVSTYTAYISLTYPCLHYYANICYMMEISGPFVNTRMILKQLGDQNSPLFICNGLAMVVTFFFGRVLSTIVATYNLIRLMVTDSQQFFQLPVPVLLCYVGGCALFNTLNYYWFFKILRGFVSFFKKRQV, encoded by the exons ATGGCTGTGGAGCTGTTTCATTGGCTGATCGTGGGCGGCGCCTTCGCCGTCTCGTTCCCAATCTTCACCATCCTCACGCCTGCCATCTTCAGGCGTCTCGTTCCCGGGTTCGATCAACTCAACCCGAGAAAAGACTTTCTCATCAAAGATGC AGTGCTGTCAATCTGCCACGTGTTCGTCATGGCAACGCTGGCCTGGTACGCCTGTCTCTGCACCGACCAAGTGCCTCATGACGTCATCTG GCACGAGTCATCACTGGTGAAGATCATGAACTCCCTCATGGTTGGATACTGCGCTGCTG CCTGCCTGCTGATGATATGGTACCGAGTAGTGGACCAGGCCAGCTTCCTTCACCATCTCGTGTCAACATACACTGCCTACATATCATTG ACGTACCCTTGTCTACATTACTACGCCAACATCTGTTACATGATGGAAATATCCGGACCTTTCGTCAACACTCG aATGATTCTCAAGCAGCTAGGCGATCAAAATTCTCCCCTTTTTATTTGCAACGGACTCGCCATGGTTGTGACGTTCTTCTTCGGACGGGTGCTCTCAACCATCGTTGCCACCTACAACCTCATCAGGCTCATGGTGACGGACTCCCAGCAGTTCTTTCAACTTCCGGTACCCGTCCTGCTTTGCTACGTGGGCGGATGTGCCCTCTTCAACACCCTCAACTACTACTggtttttcaagattttgcgCGGTTTTGTCTCCTTCTTCAAGAAACGTCAAGTATAG